The nucleotide window TTTTTACTGTTGCCGATAGCGATGACCACGTTGCGTATAAAGTAATCCCGGCCGATACGCTTGATCGGAGAGCCGGAGAAAACCTGCCGGAAGTCGGAATCTTCCAGTTCGATTAAGTCCGCAAGGTCGGGCGCTTCAAGTTCCGGACGGCCGAAAAAATGTGCTTCACGGGCATTTTGGGCGAATTTGTTCCAGGGGCAGACTGCCAGACAATCATCACATCCATAGATGCGGTTGCCCATGGCTTGTCTGAATTCCAGAGGAATATGACCCTTATATTCGATCGTCAGGTAGGAAATGCAACGCCGGGCGTCCAGTTGGTAGGGTGCGGGAAAGGCGTTGGTCGGACAGATGTCCAGACAGTTGTGGCAGGAGCCGCAATGGTCTGTTTCCGGCTTATTGTTTTCCAGCTCCAGGGTCGTGAAAATACTGCCCAGGAACAGCCAGGACCCATAATCACGGTTGACGAGGTTGGTATGTTTGCCTTGCCAGCCAAGTCCTGCCTTGGCGGCCAGCGGTTTTTCCATCACCGGCGCCGTATCGACAAAAACCTTGACCTCGGCGTTATGGGATCTGTGAATCTCGCGAGCGACCTGCTTCAGCTTCTTTTTAACGATGTCATGATAGTCATGCCCCTTGGCATAGACCGAGATGTTGCCTGAATTTTTCCGCTCCAGGCGTGTCAGGGGATCATGGGAAGGGCCATAGTTCATACCCAGCATGATGATGGACCGGACCTCGGGCCATAGAGTTTTCGGATTGCAGCGCCGGTCTGCCTTGTCGGCCATCCAGGACATGTCTCCGTGACGGCTGGCCTGCAGAAAATCCCTGAAATGCTCGGCCGGCCTGTCAAGGCCATCGGGTGAGGTAATGGCAACAACCTCAAAGCCGGCATCGCGGGCCAACCGGGAAATGTGGCTTTCAGGCTTTTCCATTAAGTCAGAAGTCCAGGTCGCGGTAATGTGCCGCAGGCGCCAGGCCGGCTATTTTGTCCTGAAGGATCGCCTGGAAACTTGGCCTGGATTTGACGCGGGCATACCAGTCTTTGGCTTTTTCAAAATTTTGCCAGGGAACGTCCCCCAGATAATCCACGCAGGACAAATGGGCGGCGGCTGAAATATCGGCAAAGGTAAAATCATCTCCGGCCAGCCAGTTGCGCCGGTCCGTCAGATATTCAATGTATTTGAGGTGGTGTTTGATGTTTTGCCCTGCATAACGGATGTTGGCGGCTTCCGGGTTGCCTCTTTTCAGGAAGGACTTCATGATCTTTTCGTTGATGATCAGCGAGGTGACTTCCCGGTGGAACTTGTCGTCAAACCATTCCACAAGACGGCGGGTTTCCGCCCGGTCAGTGATGGACTCTCCGATCAGGTCTGGTGTCGGATATTGTTCCTCGATATATTCCGTGATCGCATAGGGGCCACAGATCCTGAGGTTCGCTTCCTCATCGACCAGCACCGGGACATTGCCGGCAGGGTTTTGCGCCAGGAATCCGGGGCGGCGTTGCCAGGTCAATTCCAGTTTGAGGTCAAATTCAACCTTTTTCTCCTGCAGGGCGATACGAGCCTTCCGGGAAAAAGGGCAAAACCAGTAGTGATAGATCGTCAGCATTCGGACAGTTTACTTAAATAGTCTGAAACTCCCAAATAATTTAATTCAGCGGGAGGTTCAATTGCATATACCAGAGGACGATCTTTTACAGAAATCTTTGGAAACAGACAAGAGAGAGCTTCTCTGCAGGAGAAGAAAAGGGCGGGGTGGGTTTTGCTGGCCCGGAGAAATCTCTAGCGAACATATTCCCACAGGCCCAGATTATAGAGCATTTCATTGAAGGCAAGCGGATCGTGTCCGGCCATGCCGTGAAGAAGGCCATAAATAGCCAGTGCCAGAAAACCCGTTGCATATTTCAAAGGTGTTGCATTTAACATTGTCTTTACTCGCATAACTGTTTGATATGCTGATAGATAGCAAAGACCGTGCCAAAGCGGCTTAAGGCGCAGAAAACCGGCCAAAACTTTGTTAATTATACAAGCTCGAGAACTGTTCTGTTAAAATAACCGACATGTTTTATATTTAACTGTCCCGGAATGGGACGGTTGTTCCGGACAAAAAATAAAGGCACCCGAGGATGCCTTTCTGGGAAATTCCTTTAATGTGAAGATGGTCAGATCAGCGAGGCGTCTGCCGCGCTGGGAAGGTCTAGTTCCAGGATAGCCATCTGGAAGGCATATGAAACTTCGCCTTCATCTTCATCTCTGTAAATCACACCGATAAATTCACCATCATAACTGACTTCAACACTGTCTTCGTCGTTTGTTGACGGCTTGTCCAAGGTGAATTTATTGCTCTCGAACTTGTCGTTGAGATATTTACGAAGGCGTAGCATTTCTGTTCTTGTCATTTTGATTCCTCGGAAAGCGTTTTTTCTATTTTCCCCAGATAGGGTTTTACGGCATTCAGGTCGTCCTGTGAAACATTTTTCATAGAAGCCATCATAGCCAGACTTGTCTCGAGGTTATTCACGATCGCCTGCTTCTGGGCGGCAGAAATATGCGGGTTGTCCTGAACCTCTTTTATGGCGCTGGCAATTTCATCTCCGGACATGGAATATTCGCCGGACTCAAAACTGGAAGCCATGTAGGCCTGCATGATTCTGTTCGCGGTCATTGCCCATTCTTCAGGGGAGGAAAAGCCTGCCCCGGAAATAATAGTAATGAATTCTCCATAAGCCCCATGTTGTTTCAGATTCTCCAGCGAGGAAAGGAAGGGATTGAAGCCCTGTTCCGCATCGATTTCAGGAGGCGGGGAATTCTGAAAGTCCAGAGTGTATTTTGATCCCAGTTGTTGCAACGGTGACCAGGTGTCCAGGAATTTTTCAATCTGAGAGCTGGTAAGGGGGCTCTCCGCAGTAGCAAGGACAGGCATTCCGGTCAAGAGGACGCAAAGTCCCGCAACCGCAAACAGCTTCTTAATCATATCAATCTCCAGGCTAGGATTTTTCCTATTTTGGCAACAATTTGGGCCCAGCACAATAATGTTTTTCGGAATATGCCGGATTGCTATCATGTGTCTTGGCCAACATCCCGTGACAGTCCTGGGATACCGGCAGCTATGGTTAACAAAAGCTTGCGGAAATCGTAAAAATTTCTCTTTAAACTTTGGGTAACCAATTTGAGGTAGGTTGATTCTCATAGGCATTCCGTGGGGAGCGAAAACAACGCATAAACATGCTCCGAGAATGCGTTTTGATAATTTTGCAGGAGATTTTTTAAAATGGTCACGAGTAGGTTGATGAAAGTTGTTGGCATTGTGCTTAGCCTGGGCTTGGTTAGCATGTTTGGCAGCCTTGAGGCAAACGCCAGCGATATTAAAGACTGGCAGGTTAAACTGGTGAAACTTGTTGCCAAAAAACAGGTTTATCCCCGTGCCGCCATGCAGGATGAACTGGAAGGCAAAGCGAAAGTAAAAATCGCATTTGATCGTAGCGGTTCCATAACCAGCCATGAGCTGGTGCAGTCCACAGGACACGATATTCTGGATGCAGAAGTGGAAAACCTTGTAAATCGTATCAACCCGCTGCCTGCTCCGCCTTCAAGCCTTGGGGACGACAAGCTGGTGATCGTTCTGCCCTTGACCTGGGCGATCCAGTAACAAGATCTTCTTTTATATCTTTGTATGAAAGGTGGCTTAGGCCACCTTTTTTATTTGTCTTCAGTGTCCGGTATGATCTATTGACCGGGGCAGGTGAAAAATCGTTCAAAAAGATAATTAAAGGTCTTTGCCAATTTATATAAACTGTCTTATGCTGGGCGTGAAAAAAACAATAATAGTCATTATAAACAAGGAATATTGATGAACCAGCCTTTGATGCCTATGGCGACAGCTGTATGGCTAGTGGATAATACAGCTTTGTCGTTTCGTCAGATCGCGGAGTTTTGTGGCCTTCATGAGCTGGAGGTGCAGGGGATTGCCGATGAACAGGTGGCCACAAATATCGTCGGACAGGACCCGGTGGCAAACGGTCAGCTGACCTGGGAAGAAATAGAACGTTGTCAGGTGGATAGTTCCGCACGACTGCAACTGACTGAAGACAAGGTCCCGGCAAAAACCCGTTCCGGCGGCGCACGCTACACGCCTGTATCAAAACGTCAGGACAAACCGGATGCCATTGCCTGGCTGTTAAGGAACCATCCCGAACTGACGGACGCCCAGATTGGCCGGCTTGTCGGGACGACCAAGCCGACTATTGCCGCTATCCGCGATCGGTCACACTGGAATATCAGCAACATCAAACCGGTGGACCCGGTGATCCTGGGGCTGTGTAAACAGATTGAGCTGGATGCTGCAGTGAAGAAGGCAGCGGCCAAACTGGCAAAGGATGCGCCGGAAGAAGAGCCGCCGGTTGATCAGGAAGATGCCAACCAGGAAGATGCCAACCAGGACAATATGTCCGCTGAAGGCTGATACCTGGCATCAGCCAGCAAGTGACGTAGTTCTTGTAAAATGAAAAAGGCCCCTTCAGATGGGGCCTTTTGTTTTGCTGCGGGAACTCAGCTGTGTCTGAATCTTTCGATTTCATCTTTTAGCCTGAGCTTTTCTCTTTTTAGCTCATGAAGAACGACTTCATCCGGAGCCGGACGATGTTCTTCCTCATCAATCCTTTGTTCCAATATAGCGTGTTTTTCGGAAAGCGCATTAATGTGAGCTGCTGCACCCATTAGAGAATCTCCTTTGTGATTGGCAAGACTGAAATTAGAACATATTTTTATGCTGATGTCACTTCCTCTGACACGATTTTTCGGCTTGTAATGTCCTGTTGAAGAAGCTCTTGGAAATATTTGTTTTTTAGGCGGGGGATGTGGACAGCCAAAGAAGGTAATGCCGGGCGGAGGAAAAGAACGGGCTGCTCTGAGGTGCGGTTTTCCGAGACTCGGATTAACAGGAATAGACCAGACGATTCATGGCAGCTTCCGGAAAAACGGTGCCGAGGAATGTTTCATAGACCTCAAGGTTGCACCTGACCGTGTCTGCTATGGATGTGTCAGATTTTTGGGCAAGAGAAAGAATGTGATCTGTCATCTCGAACAGGCGGGCCTGGATAATTTTCTCGGCATCCACTTCCAGATCAAGGACCTTGCGCCTGAGCTCGGACAGACCAGGTTCAGTTGACTCTTTCATGATCTTGCTACGGACGTTCCGGAGGGGCAGGACCAGATTCTCGACCAGACCGGATATTTCAATATCCACATAGCGGCATATCTTTGGGTCAATAAGGCGGTTGTGCCGACGGGCGATCCAGGCATAAAAAAACAGAAGGTTTACATTGGCATTGCAGCAATCCTGCAGTTCCAGGCAGGCTTGAGCATTGATTTCGTTCTTGTATATATCAAGGCTGTATCGCCACAGATCATTTTCAGGCATAAGAATACTTTATACAGGAAGAGTATGAAAAAATATGATATATTTTCCACTCTTTGCTACCGTCCGGGGAGGGGCATTCTATTGATACGAGGTGTTCGGGTTGTTGAATAATGGATGAACGTGACATTCTTGAAAAGATTCAGGAACTGAAAATTCAGCATCGGGATCTTGATGATGCAATTATGGCACTGATGGAGATGGGGCGGGCGGATATGCTGCAGATTCAGCGGCTGAAGAAGCAGAAACTCCTTCTGAAGGACGAGGTCGCTAAACTGGAAAACGAGTTACTGCCGGACATCATTGCCTGAAAGTCCCGAAGTTCACGCCTCAGACTTTTTCCTTTTTGATATCCTGTTTGTGGGCGTACATTTTCTTGTCTGCCTCATCCAGAGCACGGTCGGCGCTTTCGCCGGATTTGAGTGAATAGACGCCATAGGCAACATCGAGATAAATCTCCTGCCCTTCCCATATCAGGGGTTTTTGCGTAATTTTCTCAATGATATATTTAGCTTTGTTCACGGCGTCGGCTTCACTTGCCTTGGGCAGGATAATGCCGAATTCGTCTCCGCCCAGGCGGCCGATAATATCCGAGTCGCGAAGGCTTTTCACCATATTCTCCGCCAGATGGACAAGTGCTGCATCACCAGCGGCATGGCCATATGTGTCGTTGATTTTTTTCAGGTCGTTAAGGTCCATGTAAACAAGCGAGCTGTTGATGCCATAGCGCTCGGAGTAGGCAATCATCCTGGTCATTTCCCGGACAAAGGCCCGTCGGTTGGAGATGTTGATCAGGGAATCCTGGTCAGCAAGACGTTCAAGCTCCGATATTTTACGATGCGCCAGCTCAAGTTCCCGGCGCATGCTTTCCACTTCAGACATCAGGGTCATGATGGCTCTGCGGACGCGTTCGGTCATTTCTTCCGGTGGAATGCCAAGCACCGTGCTGGAGTCCGAGATATTTCTCAGCGCCTGGGAGGCACCGACTTTTGAGGATTTTGGGGCCGGTTTCCTGCGAACGGGGCCGCTTTTACCAACAGAACCAGTATTTTCAACCTTCATGAGAACACGACCCCTTACCGTCAGATACTTTGCGGTCTAAAATATACCGAATAAATATACACCCAAGCGCTCTGACTGGCTACTATATCTTGTGACTTGTTATATTTTTTGTACAATAAATTGTTATATAAGCCTTAGAATATCATTATGGCATTGTCTGCTTTAAAATGCAAACTTGCCTGTGTGCGCCGGATCGTTATAATCGCCACCTTTCCTTAATTCCTGCCGGTAATCCCTGTTGGCCAATTCGGGAACATAAACAGGCAACGGTGGCACAAGGTGTTTGAGAAATGAGTGACAAAAAACCAGTTGTGGGCATAATCATGGGAAGCCAGTCGGACTGGGAAACCATGAAGCATGCGGTGGATGTGCTGACGGAACTCGGTGTGAGCCATGAAACAAGGATTGTTTCTGCCCACAGAACGCCAAAAAGACTATATGAGTATGCTGAAGCCGCCAGTGATCGGGGTTTGAAGGTGATTATAGCCGGCGCCGGCGGGGCGGCCCATTTGCCGGGCATGGCCGCTTCCATGACAACCCTGCCGGTCTTTGGGGTGCCGGTGGAAAGCAAGGCCCTGAAAGGCATGGACAGTCTGTTGTCTATTGTCCAGATGCCTGGCGGCGTGCCAGTGGGTACTTTGGCTATTGGCAAGGCGGGTGCAAAAAATGCAGGTCTTCTAGCCGCTTCGGTGGTTGCGCTCATGGATGAGTCTGTGGCGGTGAAACTGGCGAACTGGCGGGCCAGGCAGACAGAGGCTGTGGCCCCGGAGCCGAAAGACGACTAGGCGGTTTTCCTACAGGATTAATGAAATGACAGGTCTTTCTCCCGGCGCAACAATCGGTATTCTTGGTGGCGGACAGCTTGGGCGCATGCTTGCGATGGCGGCGGCCCAGCTTGGCTTCAGGTCCCACATTTATTGCCCGGACCATAAATTTCCCGCTGATCAGGTGACAGACCTGGTGACGCGGGCGGCCTATGAGGACAAGGACAGTCTCGAGGCCTTTGCCGCCTCGGTGGATGTGATCACCTACGAGTTTGAAAATATTCCGGTGGAGACGGTCGGGTGGCTGGCCGGGAAGGTGCCGGTGTTCCCTGACGCCCGGGTGCTGGAGGTTTCACAGGACCGGCTGCAGGAAAAGGGCTTCATCAATGCCCTGGGGATCGCCACAGCGCCCTACGCGGGTGCAGGAACGGCAGAAGAGGCGCTCAGCGCTCTTGAAAAAACTGGTTATCCCGCCGTACTCAAAACCAGGCGCTTCGGTTATGACGGCAAGGGCCAGGCTATTGTCCGCTCTGAGGGAGAAGTCAAGGCCGCGTTTGACAGTCTTGGCAGTGACAAAATCATAGTCGAGGGGTTCGTTAATTTCGATATGGAAATTTCCGTGCTGGTCGCCCGGGGCAGAGACGGGGAGGTGAAATCCTTCCTGCCGGCGGAAAATATCCATACCAACCATATTCTGGATGTCTCCATCTGTCCGGCCCGGATCGGGCAGAACCTGCTGGACGAAGCGGTGGCGCTGGCGGAGAAAATTGTGGCGGAACTGAATTATGTGGGTGTTCTGGCGGTGGAACTTTTTGTGTCACCGGAGGAGCCGCGGCTGCGGGTGAACGAGATCGCTCCCCGGGTTCATAATTCCGGGCACTGGAGTATTGAAGCCTGTCCGACAAGCCAGTTTGAACAGCATATCCGCGCCATCTGTGGCCTGCCTCTGGGGGATACCCGGCTCTATGGCCAGGCGGTGATGAAAAACCTGATTGGCGATGATATTCTTGATATGAAACATCTTCTTGCCGATCCCGACGCCAATGTGCACCATTATGGCAAGCTCGAGGCTCGGCCGGGCCGCAAGATGGGCCATGTCACCCGGCTCTATCCCTTAGATGTGAAAATCGATATCTGAATAAAAAAAGCCCCGCCTAAATGGGCGGGGCCTGTTATCCTTTTTCTGCTTTGACTGCTGTTTTTAGGTTTTTTTCCGACGTCGTGTACCGATCACCACGCTGGCCAGTCCGATAAGCATCAGGGAGGCAATCTCCGGTGTGGGCACCTGGGGTACATCCCCGTTCCAGAAGGTGAGGTGGGAAATGGCCTTGCCGTTGCCGTTATTGGTGATCAGGTTGTCGGTGAACAGGCTGCCGCTGGTCAGGCCGCCGACAAAGAAAATCGCATAACCTGTAGAGGACTTGACGGTGGCATATTCGGGGCCTGTGTCGGCAGCGCCGGTATATTCCCAGTTAATGGAGCTGTATTCACCTTCACTGGCAACGCCGGTGATGACAAAGTCACCGAAAGTGCCTGTATTGAACTCGCCGTCTTCCGGTATTTTAGTCATTTCGGTTACATCGATGATTTCGCCGTAGACATAGGACAGCGCCGCCTCAACGGACTCTTCCTTGTCATTGCCGGAAGGGCCGGAGTTAAATTGAGGACTGTCAACCGTACAGGGAAGGCCCGCAACACCTGCACCACCTGCGTCGCTGCAGAGGTCGGTAAAATCAGCCGCCAGGGAATTGGAGGAAAACATAAATGCTGCCGCGGTCAGGGCAGCAAGGCCAATTACAATCTTTTTAATATACTGGGTCATCTTGACACCTACTTTTTCCAAACTGAAAACTTATTACATCATTCTGATATGCAAATGCCATGCCAAAAAGAAATATCATTTATTTATAAGCACTTGGTAAATTAACTATACTTGGAGTATCGTGGATTCTGTAAAGATTCCCGACTCTTTGTCAGGATTTCTTACAAGAGGTATGTCGGGCTGTTTTCGGGTTTCCGGGTGCTGATGTTTTCGGCGCCACAGCTTTGGGTGGTAACGTGGTGAGGGGAAGAGGAAGGGCAATATATATTACTGCCCGTAACGCATTTTTCCGAGCCCGCGCCAGATATCCGGCACTCTTTCCGTCCAGTTTTTGAGTTCGGCCTTGCCTTTCTCGATTTTCATCACGTCCCCTATGCGGCGGCCGATAAAGGCGCTGGTGTCGGTCTGTTTCTCAGACTCATCCCCCAGCCAGTAGAGAATGCAGCTGCTGTAAACCCCGGCCAGAGTCAGGCGCTTGGTGTAATAGTTAAAGTCTGTCGAAGTGTCCCCGGTCAGCCGCCACATCAGGTCCACGGTCCGGTTCAGTAATTTTACGGCCAGGGGCTGGTTCTGTGGCAGCATCAGCCAGGTCAGGGCCCGGCGGGCGGCCTCCTTGTGCGGAAGCTCCACCTCAAGCCGTAAACGGATCAGGGTGGTGATTTTATCACGGACTTTCATTTTATCCATTTCGAGCAGTTTGGCAGCGGATGACATTTCCTCATCGCAGTGTTTGGCCAGGGCATCAATCATATCACCCGGAGCATCGGGGAAAGCCAGTCGGGCGAGGCCATAGTCAATGCCAATATCCCGGGCGGCCTGGCGCAGGGTTAACCCGGTCCAGCCGTCAAAGGGGACGTGTGCCAGCGCCGCCTCGAGCAGCGGCGCGCGCAGATCGTCGGGGATGTCGGTCCTGATTCTTTTCTTTCGGGTCATGCGATCACTATAACGTCTGTCAAAGCAAGTGGTAAAGTACTATCCATCGTCTGTATTCATATAATGATAACAGTTTGCTGATAAAAAGCTTCACAGGGCGTCTTTCTTTTGCTAGAAGGACTGCCATGGGAGTGGCCCGGTGATCGGGAGGCTCCTGTTTTATTGTTAAACATTTTACCTAGAAAGGAGTGTGACGCTTAACCATGCAGGTTATCGTCCGCGACAATAACGTTGATCAGGCTCTTCGCGCGCTGAAAAAGAAATTGCAGCGCGAAGGCGTGTACCGCGAAATGAAAATGCGTCGTTTTTACGAAAAACCTTCTGAAAAGAAGGCCCGTGAGAACGCTGCAGCAGTTCGCCGCGCCCGCAAGCTTGATCGTAAACGTATGGAACGCGACGGCGCTTTGTAAGAGCCGTTTCGTTATAAAAATTCAAAAGGCCGCCCTATCTGCTTGATAGGCGGCTTTTTTATTATATATTGAAGAAAACACAAGGGGTTATAATGGTCGAAATAGTTGAAATCCGCCAACTTCAGTTTGAAGACTGGGCAACGCTGTACAGGGGCTATGCGGATTCCTATGGGGTACCGATTACGGACGAGCAGCTTCACAAGGTCTGGGTGTGGCTGGGTGGCCACGAGACCGAGTTACGGGGCCTGGCGGCCATTTTGGACGGCAAGCCGGTCGGTATCGTTCATTATCGCCGGTTCCTGCGGCCTCTGGCCGGTGAGGTTGGTATTTTCCTTGATGACATTTATGTGGCCAGTGAAGCGCGCCGTCACGGTATTGGTGAAGCCATGCTGGAAGCCATCAAGAATATTGCGCAGACTCAGAACTGTACAATGATTCGCTGGATCACACACGAAGATCGTCCGGATGCCCTGGCCTTTTACCAAAGATTCGGCAAGAGATCCCGCTGGGTTACCTTTGAAATGAAGCTTGATGAGAAAGAGGAGGAATATGAGCGCAAATAACTGCGGTTATCGGCTCCTCGGGAGAAAGCCGGAAGGTCTGGAGATCCCGGAGTTTATCGGAAGCCGGCAGTGGGGCGGTCCTGACCTGCAGACCATGCGCAATACTATTCTTGGCCCCCCGCTTGCATTGCAAAATTCAGGCGAACGCCTGTTGTTTGAAATAGAAAATGGGCAGAAACTTGTCGGATCTTTCCACGCTGACAATGAAGAGGATAGGCCTCTTGTAAAGAATCTGGTTATTTTAATTCATGGCATCACCGGCAGCGAGGAATCAGCCTCTGTTATTTCGTCGGCGGCCTATCTGATTTCACAGGGATTCCCGGTATTGCGCCTGAACCTGCGTGGGTCAGGCCCATCCGGGAAAACCAGTCACGGTCCTTTCCATGCCGGCCTGACCG belongs to Emcibacter sp. and includes:
- a CDS encoding GGDEF domain-containing protein, coding for MKVENTGSVGKSGPVRRKPAPKSSKVGASQALRNISDSSTVLGIPPEEMTERVRRAIMTLMSEVESMRRELELAHRKISELERLADQDSLINISNRRAFVREMTRMIAYSERYGINSSLVYMDLNDLKKINDTYGHAAGDAALVHLAENMVKSLRDSDIIGRLGGDEFGIILPKASEADAVNKAKYIIEKITQKPLIWEGQEIYLDVAYGVYSLKSGESADRALDEADKKMYAHKQDIKKEKV
- a CDS encoding DUF1013 domain-containing protein, with translation MNQPLMPMATAVWLVDNTALSFRQIAEFCGLHELEVQGIADEQVATNIVGQDPVANGQLTWEEIERCQVDSSARLQLTEDKVPAKTRSGGARYTPVSKRQDKPDAIAWLLRNHPELTDAQIGRLVGTTKPTIAAIRDRSHWNISNIKPVDPVILGLCKQIELDAAVKKAAAKLAKDAPEEEPPVDQEDANQEDANQDNMSAEG
- a CDS encoding glutathione S-transferase family protein → MLTIYHYWFCPFSRKARIALQEKKVEFDLKLELTWQRRPGFLAQNPAGNVPVLVDEEANLRICGPYAITEYIEEQYPTPDLIGESITDRAETRRLVEWFDDKFHREVTSLIINEKIMKSFLKRGNPEAANIRYAGQNIKHHLKYIEYLTDRRNWLAGDDFTFADISAAAHLSCVDYLGDVPWQNFEKAKDWYARVKSRPSFQAILQDKIAGLAPAAHYRDLDF
- a CDS encoding DUF3126 family protein, whose protein sequence is MTRTEMLRLRKYLNDKFESNKFTLDKPSTNDEDSVEVSYDGEFIGVIYRDEDEGEVSYAFQMAILELDLPSAADASLI
- a CDS encoding YdcH family protein, with the translated sequence MGAAAHINALSEKHAILEQRIDEEEHRPAPDEVVLHELKREKLRLKDEIERFRHS
- a CDS encoding TIGR02444 family protein; translation: MPENDLWRYSLDIYKNEINAQACLELQDCCNANVNLLFFYAWIARRHNRLIDPKICRYVDIEISGLVENLVLPLRNVRSKIMKESTEPGLSELRRKVLDLEVDAEKIIQARLFEMTDHILSLAQKSDTSIADTVRCNLEVYETFLGTVFPEAAMNRLVYSC
- a CDS encoding YdcH family protein; its protein translation is MDERDILEKIQELKIQHRDLDDAIMALMEMGRADMLQIQRLKKQKLLLKDEVAKLENELLPDIIA
- the queG gene encoding tRNA epoxyqueuosine(34) reductase QueG; the encoded protein is MEKPESHISRLARDAGFEVVAITSPDGLDRPAEHFRDFLQASRHGDMSWMADKADRRCNPKTLWPEVRSIIMLGMNYGPSHDPLTRLERKNSGNISVYAKGHDYHDIVKKKLKQVAREIHRSHNAEVKVFVDTAPVMEKPLAAKAGLGWQGKHTNLVNRDYGSWLFLGSIFTTLELENNKPETDHCGSCHNCLDICPTNAFPAPYQLDARRCISYLTIEYKGHIPLEFRQAMGNRIYGCDDCLAVCPWNKFAQNAREAHFFGRPELEAPDLADLIELEDSDFRQVFSGSPIKRIGRDYFIRNVVIAIGNSKNPAYLPQLEKMLIENNPVIRSAAVWALKQLADKPDFNGYQNKYMTSEPDAIVLEEWQR
- a CDS encoding COQ9 family protein, whose protein sequence is MTRKKRIRTDIPDDLRAPLLEAALAHVPFDGWTGLTLRQAARDIGIDYGLARLAFPDAPGDMIDALAKHCDEEMSSAAKLLEMDKMKVRDKITTLIRLRLEVELPHKEAARRALTWLMLPQNQPLAVKLLNRTVDLMWRLTGDTSTDFNYYTKRLTLAGVYSSCILYWLGDESEKQTDTSAFIGRRIGDVMKIEKGKAELKNWTERVPDIWRGLGKMRYGQ
- a CDS encoding TonB family protein, encoding MVTSRLMKVVGIVLSLGLVSMFGSLEANASDIKDWQVKLVKLVAKKQVYPRAAMQDELEGKAKVKIAFDRSGSITSHELVQSTGHDILDAEVENLVNRINPLPAPPSSLGDDKLVIVLPLTWAIQ
- a CDS encoding 5-(carboxyamino)imidazole ribonucleotide synthase codes for the protein MTGLSPGATIGILGGGQLGRMLAMAAAQLGFRSHIYCPDHKFPADQVTDLVTRAAYEDKDSLEAFAASVDVITYEFENIPVETVGWLAGKVPVFPDARVLEVSQDRLQEKGFINALGIATAPYAGAGTAEEALSALEKTGYPAVLKTRRFGYDGKGQAIVRSEGEVKAAFDSLGSDKIIVEGFVNFDMEISVLVARGRDGEVKSFLPAENIHTNHILDVSICPARIGQNLLDEAVALAEKIVAELNYVGVLAVELFVSPEEPRLRVNEIAPRVHNSGHWSIEACPTSQFEQHIRAICGLPLGDTRLYGQAVMKNLIGDDILDMKHLLADPDANVHHYGKLEARPGRKMGHVTRLYPLDVKIDI
- the rpsU gene encoding 30S ribosomal protein S21; the encoded protein is MQVIVRDNNVDQALRALKKKLQREGVYREMKMRRFYEKPSEKKARENAAAVRRARKLDRKRMERDGAL
- a CDS encoding GNAT family N-acetyltransferase, whose translation is MVEIVEIRQLQFEDWATLYRGYADSYGVPITDEQLHKVWVWLGGHETELRGLAAILDGKPVGIVHYRRFLRPLAGEVGIFLDDIYVASEARRHGIGEAMLEAIKNIAQTQNCTMIRWITHEDRPDALAFYQRFGKRSRWVTFEMKLDEKEEEYERK
- the purE gene encoding 5-(carboxyamino)imidazole ribonucleotide mutase; this translates as MSDKKPVVGIIMGSQSDWETMKHAVDVLTELGVSHETRIVSAHRTPKRLYEYAEAASDRGLKVIIAGAGGAAHLPGMAASMTTLPVFGVPVESKALKGMDSLLSIVQMPGGVPVGTLAIGKAGAKNAGLLAASVVALMDESVAVKLANWRARQTEAVAPEPKDD